One window of Dermacentor albipictus isolate Rhodes 1998 colony chromosome 9, USDA_Dalb.pri_finalv2, whole genome shotgun sequence genomic DNA carries:
- the LOC139049824 gene encoding uncharacterized protein, with protein MRTPLRGFPAQCTLIVLGFHFTVSLFVHLFRDTKCFMVLLLSCCAALAVLALLLGVFVATNFFTDGEDGHEKHDNTTWKYGKGGGGGGTITATTVTNAIKTLATTPVVIVTPPTVPKTPKPPASTPKATPSVTTPTPLTTPPVPTTTKASPPSTPAKKPPTTTKPPPTTTKSPPTTTKPPQTTTKPPPTTLPAAVTTSERPGLRRYTTVCTVSYLDVGLSFPLDGQCDIIFYDSLLLRPEDTFMGTFTNAYLKPIFDAAKETNIAHNTELGMSVHAPAINDFSAEVKSDAGKKHYKDHWQHKIFHWGVLNIHHLIVKSNPDILKTALTVLKELKDIATAAGKNASMVVGVSCKAPVGCVKVAEYFK; from the exons ATGAGAACTCCTTTGAGGGGCTTCCCTGCACAGTGCACGCTTATAGTTTTGGGTTTTCATTTCACTGTTTCTCTGTTTGTGCACCTGTTCAGGGACACGAAGTGCTTCATGGTGCTGCTCCTCTCGTGCTGCGCTGCGTTGGCCGTGCTTGCGTTGCTGTTGGGCGTGTTCGTGGCCACCAACTTCTTCACTG ATGGAGAGGATGGCCATGAGAAGCATGACAATACCACTTGGAAGTACGGgaaaggcggcggcggcggcggtactATAACAGCCACCACAGTG ACGAATGCTATCAAGACCCTGGCAACGACTCCGGTTGTGATCGTCACGCCTCCAACGGTTCCTAAGACTCCAAAGCCACCAGCTAGCACTCCTAAAGCAACGCCCAGTGTGACAACGCCGACTCCATTGACGACCCCGCCGGTGCCTACGACAACAAAGGCGTCGCCACCGTCGACACCGGCAAAGAAACCGCCGACAACAACgaagccgccaccgacaacaacaaAGTCGCCACCGACAACGACAAAGCCGCCACAGACAACAACCAAGCCGCCACCGACGACTCTGCCTGCCGCGGTGACCACGTCGGAAC GTCCGGGACTGCGTCGCTACACTACCGTGTGCACGGTGAGCTACTTGGACGTCGGTCTGTCGTTTCCTTTGGACGGCCAGTGCGACATCATCTTCTACGACTCGTTGCTACTGCGACCGGAGGACACCTTCATGGGCACGTTCACCAATGCTTACCTGAAGCCGATCTTCGACGCAGCCAAGGAAACCAACATCGCCCACAACACCGAATTGGGGATGTCCGTGCACGCACC CGCAATCAACGACTTCTCCGCCGAGGTCAAATCAGATGCCGGGAAGAAGCACTACAAGGATCACTGGCAGCACAAGATCTTCCACTGGGGGGTCCTCAACATCCACCATCTGATTGTGAAAAGCAACCCAGATATCTTGAAAACGGCGCTCACCGTACTCAAG